The Synechococcus sp. UW69 DNA segment CCGAATCGGAGAGGCTGCGCACATCTGCGGCGTTGGGACGGGCCATGGTCAGGACTCCACGGTGACGGCTTCAGAAGCTGCCGGGGCCTTGGCACCAGCTGGCTTCTCCTGCTCATCCAGCTGGATGAACTTGGTCTTCACGGGAAGCTTGTATTGCGCGAGGCGCATGGCTTCCTTGGCGATTTCGGGGGTGATTTCATCACCGCCCATCTCGAACAAGATCCGGCCGGGCTTGATCACCGCCACCCAGAATTCTGGGTTGCCCTTACCGGAACCCATCCGGGTTTCGGCAGCGCGCATGGTGACTGGCTTGTCGGGGAAGATCCGGATCCAGATTTTTCCGCCACGCTTGACGTAGCGGGTCATGGCACGACGGCTGGCCTCGATCTGGCGCGAGGTGATCCAGCCACATTCCTGTGCCTGCAGCGCGAACTGTCCGAAGGCAATGGTGTTGCCCCGGGTGGCGACGCCGCGCATGCGGCCTCGCTGCTGCTTACGGAATTTGACGCGTTTTGGACTCAGCATGGTTCAGGCCTCCTGTTCAACCCTCGTTGGAGCGGTCTTCGAACTGTTGGGGCCGACGGCTGGCCCGGCGCCGGGGGGCGGCACCCACCGGCATGGGCTGAGCCTGTTCGCTCAGCACCTCGCCCTTGAACACCCACACCTTGATGCCAAGCACGCCGTAGGTCGTGCTAGCCACTTTGGTGGCGTAGTCGATGTCGGCACGCAGGGTGTGCAGGGGAACTCGACCCTCACGGGTCCACTCCGTCCGAGCAATCTCAGCACCGTTCAGGCGACCGGAGACCTGGATCTTGAGACCCAGTACACCGGCACGCTGGGCGCGCTGCACAGCCATGCGGATGGTGCGGCGGAAGGCCACACGCTTTTCCAGCTGCTGGGCGATGTACTCGGCCAGGAGGAAGGCATCACCGTCGACGCGTTCGACCTCGACAACATTGATCCGCACCTGACGACTGGAGTCGCCGACGGTCTTCTGAATGCCGGAGCGAAGTTCTTCGATACCGCTGCCTTGACGGCCGACCAGCACACCGGGGCGTGCGGTCTTGAGTTCAACTTCCAATTGATCGGCCTTGCGGGCGATCAGCACATCGCTGATGCCTGCCGAGCCGTACTTCTTGTGGATGAACTTGCGAATCCGATCGTCCTCTTGAAGGAGAGCCGGATAACTCTTGCTGGAGGCGTACCAGCGTGACCGGTGTTCCTGGGTGATCCCCAGGCGCAGACCGGTTGGGTGGATTTTGTGTCCCATTGGGTCAGAGTCCTCGGGGGTCAGGAATCGGTCTGAGCCGCCACAGCAATGCTGATGTGGCAGGTCTGTTTCTTGATCTGGAAGGCCCGGCCCTGGGCGCGGGGGCGATAGCGCTTCATGGAGGGGCCCATGTCAGCGCTCGCGCTCGCGATCACCAGAGATGAGGGATCGAGACCGAGATTGTGCTCAGCGTTGGCCACTGCAGACCGGAGCACCTTGGTGATGGGTCCGGTGGAGCGGTAAGGCATGAACTCGAGCATGATCAGTGCGTCGCGGTAAGTGCGGCCACGGATCTGGTCAAGCACACGGCGCACCTTCGAAACGGAGCCTCGGATGAAGCGTCCGTGAGCTTGGGCAATGGGTGCCGTTGGGGTAGACGATGTCATGGATTAGCGGCCTCCTTTCTTGTCTCTGATGTGGCCCTTGAAGGTGCGGGTGGGAGCAAACTCCCCCAGCTTGTGACCGACCATTTGCTCGGTGATGAACACCGGCACGTGGGTGCGGCCGTTGTGTACCGCGATCGTGTGGCCAATCATCATCGGCAGGATCGTGGAGGCCCGTGACCAGGTCTTGATCACGGACTTGTCGTCGTTGTCGTTCTGCTTTTCAACCTTGCGAAGCAGGCTGTCGGCAATAAACGGACCTTTTTTGAGTGAACGTCCCATAACGGTTTAAGCAAGCGGCAAAGTGATGGTTTGCATCAGGAATCGCGTCCGCCACGGCTCCGCTTGGAGGTCTTGCGACGCTTCCGGAGCACGTATTGGTTGCTGGGTTTGTTCCGCTTGCGGGTCTTGAGACCGAGGGCGGGTTTGCCCCAGGGAGTCACCGGACCGGAACGGCCGATTGGTGCACGACCCTCACCACCACCGTGGGGGTGATCGCAGGGGTTCATCACACTGCCTCGAACCTGAGGACGACGACCCAACCAGCGGCGACGTCCAGCCTTGCCCAGGCTGGTGTTGCGCATCTCGGAGTTGCCGACCTCGCCGAGGGTGGCGTAGCACTCGCGGCGCACCAGCCGAACTTCGGTGGAGGGAAGTTTGAGAGCGACGTAGTCGCCTTCCTTCGCCATCACCTGGGCGCTGGCACCAGCGGTACGGACCATCTGGCCACCGCGGCCGGCGTAGAGCTCGACGCAGTGGACGCTGGAACCAAGAGGCACCGCTGAAAGCGGCATGGCGTTGCCGTTCTCAATCGGAACATCAGGGCCGGAGACCACGGTCTGGCCGACCTGCACTCCTGCGGGAGCCAGGATGTAGCGCTTCTCGCCATCGGCATAGAAGAGCAGCGCCAGGCGTGCGTTGCGGTGCGGGTCGTAGTGGATTGCTGCAACCTTTGCGGAGACACCGTGCTTGTTGCGACGGAAATCCACCACGCGGTAGAGGCGTTTGTGACCGCCACCGCGGTGGCGGCAGGTGATCACACCGCGGTTGTTGCGGCCCTTGCGGCGGTGTTTAGCCACCACCAGGGTCCGCTCCGGTTTGCGGCTGGTGATCTCACTGAAATCAGTGACCACCCGGGTGCGGGTACCGGGGGTGTAGGGGCGGAAATTACGGATTGCCATGACGATTCAGACCCCTCAGGACTCAGGGAAGAGTTGGATCGAGTTGCCCTCCGCAAGGCGCACCACGGCTTTCTTCACTTGGGCACGTTTGCCAGCGAAGCGCCCCATCCGACGCGAGCGTCGAGGGGGATTCATGGTGCTGATGCCGGTGACCTTCACATCGAAGAGCTGCTCAACGGCGGCCTTGATGTCGGGTTTTGCGGCGCGGTGGTCCACCTCGAAGGTGTACTGGTTGATTTCGAGGGCTCGTGTGGCCTTCTCGGTAATCAAGGGACGGCGGATCACATCCGCCAGGCGGCCTTGGAAACGTTCAGTCATCGCCGTAGACCTCCTGGATGGTTGCGAGAGCTTCCTCGCCCAGCACCAAAGCATTGGCATGGAGCAGGTCGAAGACGTTCAGCTGATCCGCGGAGATCAACTTGACTTTCTCCAGGTTGCGCACGGAGCGGCGAACAACATCGGAGGGGTTCGTCAGAACGATGAGCACCTTGGAACCGGCAGCGACACCGAGGCGTCCCAAAGCATCCGTGATCTCACGGGTTTTGGGGGCTTCCAGCGAAGCAGCGAAATCCTTCACGACAGTCACGTCGTCAATGCGGGCCATCAGCGCTGTGCGCAGGGCCAGACGACGCTCCTTGCGGTTCATCGCAAGGTTGTACGTGCGGGGCTTGGGTCCGAAGATGATGCCGCCGCCCGGTTTCAGGGGAGTCCGGATGGATCCCTGGCGGGCCCGTCCAGTTCCTTTCTGCTTGTAAGGCTTGCGACCGCCACCACGTACTTCTGAACGGGTGAGGGTGCTGGCGGTTCCTTGGCGTGCATGGGCCTGCTGACGCAGAACAGCCCGGTGCATGAGATCAACCGCGGTGGTCTCCTTGGCCACCTTCAGGTCCAGGGTTGCCTTGCCGGCTTCCTTGCCCTGCCAATCACGAACGACACAACTGGCCATCACTTACCTCCTTTGGCGGGCTTGGCGCCCACGCGCACGGCCGGGCGGATGTTGAGCAGCGCACCGGGTTTGCCGGGCACGGATCCCTTCACCACCAGCAAATTGTGCTCGCTGTCCACCTTGAGGATGGTCAGACCGCGGGTGGTGATTTTCTTGCCGCCGTAGCGACCGGCCATCCGCTTGCCGGGGTAGATGCGGCCCGGGGTTGTACCGGCACCGGTTGAACCCGGTTCGCGGTGGTTCTTGGAGCCGTGGGTCATCGGACCCCGGCTGAAACCGTGGCGCTTTTGGTAGCCAGCGAAGCCTCGGCCCACGGTGTCACCGCTGACGTCCACCTTCTGACCGGCTTCGAAATCGCCGACGGTGATGGATCCACCGAGTTCGAGCCCTTCAACGCTGTCGATGCGGTATTCGCGCAGATGACGAAGAAGACCCTCACCGGATTTGGTCAGGTGACCCTGGGCGGGTTTGTTGATCAGCTTTTCGCGGGATTCGCCAAAGCCGATCTGCACTGCGGAATAACCGTCAGTGTCGTTGTTTTTGAGTTGGGTGATGCGGCAGGGGCCGGCTTCGATCAAGGTGACCGGAACAGCTCTGCCCTGCTCGTCGAAGAACTGGGACATACCCAGCTTCTTCCCGAGAATGCCGATGGACATGGGTGGGGAGGAAGCGCCAGCGTGGACAACCACCAGGCGGAGATCCGCATGGGGTCAGGTGCTGATCGATTGGACGCAGACGTGGTTCGAAGCTGAACTCCCGAGGGAGTGGATTCGAATGGGCTAGCGAACGATGCAGCGAGGCTGGGACTTGCATCTGCACGGTGTGCTGTTGCAGTTTCCCGACGGGGATTTCCGAAGAAAGCTCCCGTACTGGCCTAGAGATCCGACGCAATCGTCGAATCTGTTCTGTCGACTGGAGGCCCGGCTAGCGGACGGGCACAGAAACACAGAACAAACAACGAACCTACACCACCGCCCTTGCAGCTCCCCTGATCCCTCTGCCTGCTGCCAGAATCACTCCAATCCCTGTAGATGCCATGCCTCTGCTTCTCACCGGTCAGGCATTTCGCCGCGATCTCGAAGCCAATGGCTGTCTGGCTGTTCAGGCCCCGCTCGAGGGTGGTGCAGAAACGCGCTTGCTGCGTCGTTTGCGAGGCGCTGGATACCGCACCCGCATGACATCAGCCCGGGGACTCGGTGATCCGGAGGTGTTCCTCACCCAGAAGCACGGCATCCGTCCTCCTCATCTGGGTCATCAAAGCGTGGGTCGTGGTGCTGCTGTGGGAGAAGTGCAGGAGGTGGCTCCCCAGCTCGGAGACCTGTTTGAGGGTGATGCCCCTGTGGCTCTCTGGCTTCTTGAGGGTCAGGTGCTGTCGCGTTCGGAACTTCTCTCGCTTTGCGACCTCTGCAAGCGCGAACCCCGATTACGCATCATCGTGGAGATGGGTGGTGCCCGAAGCCTGAAGTGGGAACCGATGACCACACATTTGAACGCCTGACACCTGAGGAAGCCCTCGATCAGGGCCGCTGGGTCAAGCTCATCTGTGGGGCCAGCAA contains these protein-coding regions:
- the rplP gene encoding 50S ribosomal protein L16; this encodes MLSPKRVKFRKQQRGRMRGVATRGNTIAFGQFALQAQECGWITSRQIEASRRAMTRYVKRGGKIWIRIFPDKPVTMRAAETRMGSGKGNPEFWVAVIKPGRILFEMGGDEITPEIAKEAMRLAQYKLPVKTKFIQLDEQEKPAGAKAPAASEAVTVES
- the rpsC gene encoding 30S ribosomal protein S3; amino-acid sequence: MGHKIHPTGLRLGITQEHRSRWYASSKSYPALLQEDDRIRKFIHKKYGSAGISDVLIARKADQLEVELKTARPGVLVGRQGSGIEELRSGIQKTVGDSSRQVRINVVEVERVDGDAFLLAEYIAQQLEKRVAFRRTIRMAVQRAQRAGVLGLKIQVSGRLNGAEIARTEWTREGRVPLHTLRADIDYATKVASTTYGVLGIKVWVFKGEVLSEQAQPMPVGAAPRRRASRRPQQFEDRSNEG
- the rplV gene encoding 50S ribosomal protein L22, whose product is MTSSTPTAPIAQAHGRFIRGSVSKVRRVLDQIRGRTYRDALIMLEFMPYRSTGPITKVLRSAVANAEHNLGLDPSSLVIASASADMGPSMKRYRPRAQGRAFQIKKQTCHISIAVAAQTDS
- the rpsS gene encoding 30S ribosomal protein S19, which gives rise to MGRSLKKGPFIADSLLRKVEKQNDNDDKSVIKTWSRASTILPMMIGHTIAVHNGRTHVPVFITEQMVGHKLGEFAPTRTFKGHIRDKKGGR
- the rplB gene encoding 50S ribosomal protein L2, which translates into the protein MAIRNFRPYTPGTRTRVVTDFSEITSRKPERTLVVAKHRRKGRNNRGVITCRHRGGGHKRLYRVVDFRRNKHGVSAKVAAIHYDPHRNARLALLFYADGEKRYILAPAGVQVGQTVVSGPDVPIENGNAMPLSAVPLGSSVHCVELYAGRGGQMVRTAGASAQVMAKEGDYVALKLPSTEVRLVRRECYATLGEVGNSEMRNTSLGKAGRRRWLGRRPQVRGSVMNPCDHPHGGGEGRAPIGRSGPVTPWGKPALGLKTRKRNKPSNQYVLRKRRKTSKRSRGGRDS
- a CDS encoding 50S ribosomal protein L23, encoding MTERFQGRLADVIRRPLITEKATRALEINQYTFEVDHRAAKPDIKAAVEQLFDVKVTGISTMNPPRRSRRMGRFAGKRAQVKKAVVRLAEGNSIQLFPES
- the rplD gene encoding 50S ribosomal protein L4, yielding MASCVVRDWQGKEAGKATLDLKVAKETTAVDLMHRAVLRQQAHARQGTASTLTRSEVRGGGRKPYKQKGTGRARQGSIRTPLKPGGGIIFGPKPRTYNLAMNRKERRLALRTALMARIDDVTVVKDFAASLEAPKTREITDALGRLGVAAGSKVLIVLTNPSDVVRRSVRNLEKVKLISADQLNVFDLLHANALVLGEEALATIQEVYGDD
- the rplC gene encoding 50S ribosomal protein L3, with the translated sequence MSIGILGKKLGMSQFFDEQGRAVPVTLIEAGPCRITQLKNNDTDGYSAVQIGFGESREKLINKPAQGHLTKSGEGLLRHLREYRIDSVEGLELGGSITVGDFEAGQKVDVSGDTVGRGFAGYQKRHGFSRGPMTHGSKNHREPGSTGAGTTPGRIYPGKRMAGRYGGKKITTRGLTILKVDSEHNLLVVKGSVPGKPGALLNIRPAVRVGAKPAKGGK
- a CDS encoding NAD(P)H-quinone oxidoreductase subunit N is translated as MPLLLTGQAFRRDLEANGCLAVQAPLEGGAETRLLRRLRGAGYRTRMTSARGLGDPEVFLTQKHGIRPPHLGHQSVGRGAAVGEVQEVAPQLGDLFEGDAPVALWLLEGQVLSRSELLSLCDLCKREPRLRIIVEMGGARSLKWEPMTTHLNA